TTATTTAAACTAGTGAACTAAACATGCCAACGTTTCATCTCATTCATCAATTTCACGTGATTCTGAGCCATTTGGCCATTTTCAGTATTGTTAGTTCCCATCGACTGCTAAAGACTTGGCTTAAACCATTTTTCCCAAGCTGGGGGGTGTAAGTGAACACAACTTTACatcgctgccatcttgtggtgatgacatcGCTGAACAAACATCGGTGTGATAAGTACGACTTTAAACGACAGAAACCACGtctagtttggtccatgtcccatctgccaacatggaggaggaggggtttatgaccaTCCATCGTTATTTGCAGTTTACCATTATTTTAACATTCGATGTGGAGTGGGTGGAGCTCCAACATCTTCAACCAGAACCAGACTGGAACCAGGACCAGGACTTAACTGGTCCAGCGGAGTCTCAGACTCTGCTGCCTCCAGAGAAAACGatgacaaacagctgctgagtCTCATTTGATTGGACGACGTCACTTTGACTTGAAGACAGAGTCCCAGTCCAGAGGTTCAGATCCAGCTGTGGCCTCGGCCGACTTTGGGATGGAGGGGAAGACGGACTGCATCTTCAGTCTGAACTCTGACAGCTGAAAGACAGGAAGACGAGTGAGTCCAGAGTCGGCGTCTCGTCCAACTTCTAACGTGTAGTTTAGATAATAAGTTATTTAGCTTTGATAATACTTTATTTCATAATCTTATTTTTAGACAATTCTAAACTTAAATGATTGAACAAAGcattgaataaatgaattgtTAATTTATGTGAAACTGTTTAAGTTACATGACTAATTAATTCCTGTTTCTAAACATGATTTCATAGcattaatgttaatgtgttttctggGTGAATTAATCCtttatctcaaaatgttaatgttttaatgtttccttAAGTTTTACAacttttcttaaatattttaattatattatcaaaacatttcaacttttcatttttccttgAAAACTTTATACATAGAATTTTACTTTACTTATtctcaaaacattttcactgttttctttattctcttcagcaaatttagtttttgtcaaaatgtcattttatttaaagtattaaaattgacattttagtttttcgCAGATTAAACTGGGTTCAGTGCGTAAACAGTTTGGATACGTACAGAGTGAACATCGAGAACTTTCCAGACGGCGACGCTGAGCAGGCCGACTCCACACCAGGCGAACAGAGACCCCCACCCCAGAGCTCGCAGGGCGAGCGCCGCCCCGCTCTCCGGCACCGCCGCCGCCGGCACCGCCCCCTGGGGAGGAGCCGGAAGGAAACAACATGGAGTCACAACATTTCCCGCTGCAGACGTTTCTTTTCTACATGCACAACATACAAACTAATGTTAAAGATAAAATTTAGCCTCAGATTTTCTTTGAcgtgaaactaaataaaacgTTTTTGTCTCGGAGGCTCAGACGTCGATGCAGACGACAAACACAGACTCTGTTTATCTGGCGTCCGCGTCACGTTTAGTCAGATCCTGTGAGCAGCCAATAACCAGACGGTCACCGGGACCAGGTCTCGGGTCTGGACCACGACACAGCGAGGAACGTTTTCCACTTCGACCTGTAGGATGTGGACACGTGACCTCACGTGTCTCCAGTGGGAACTGATCACATCACAAATTTAGAATCAACTTTAATCGTTGAGTAAACGAACGGTGACCTCTGAGGAAACCACGACTCAGCAGCTGAGAGGTCAAATAAGCATGTTTGAGTTTGGAACACGTGACCTTCAGCTctggaaagaaaaatattaaatccacatttttcaATCAATGAATGAATTCATCTTCATTGATCGATGATTCTTATTGTATGTATTATTCTGTAAATTAAACAAACTGCACCTTATTAAACCAGTCGGGGTTTTTTCTCTTGACCAGCGCCAGCGTGGAGCCGAACCCCGCGACCAGCCCGGCGGACGCCACCGTGGTGAGGAACGCTGCccctgcagacaggaagtgaggtcagAGCCTGGGAGACATGTAAACAATGTgaactaagtaaatgtacttcgTTACATTCCATCCCCGAGGTAACGCAAAAGTAATCCTGACAAAACGTCTCGCTTTGACCCTTCAGGGCTCCCGTAGAACAAAACTATAAAACATAGAGCTGAGCAATAAAACATCAAGAATCAAGATTCAATAATTATAACAATGTCATTGATCTTTTAGCAAAACTAATCACGTGACAGTTAGCGTcataattatcatttttatctgcggcagctgcaggaggtgcGGGGGCTGCGGGGGGTGCAGGAGGTGCGGGGGCTGCGGGGGCTGCGGCAGCAGCGGCTCCTCACCGTGAATCATCTGTCGTTTCTCCTTCACTTCTTCTCTCGTCGTCTCCTCTGCGGAACCCTCCGCCGCCATACTGCTGCGGTCCGTCAGCGTCTCGTCACCGGGCGGAAACAAGCCGACTCGGAACCAACGAAGTGGAGCAGAAAACACCAACGTACAAAGTGTGTGCGcttgcgcgtgtgtgtgcgtggaggaGGTCTCACTCCGTCCTATAATATTTATCGATGCATTTGCTGATTTTGTCTTTGATGAAATATTTGGTCTAAAACTGTTTTCCACATGTTTTCAACAAAAAAGAGGTTTATGAAGTTttgaatcaataaaacaattatGATGATATCAAGTTATTTATTCTTGAGAATCTTctaaacaaagtgaaacatcGTGGAAGGAGTTTTCCAACCTTTAGAACATTTCATCTGACCGCTAGGTGGCGACACTGACTGTGACCATGACAACATAGACGTACACTGAGTGGCGTTGTCTTCCTGagtagccaatcagagcgctCGGCTCGGCAGTCACCTGGAAACAGTCGGGTTCGGGTTATGGCAACTTCCGGGGAGACGTTTTGGTTTGAGAGGAAAAAATGAAGGTGAAAGgtacaaacaacacaaacacacaacaacaacaacaacacagacacacacaacaacacagacacacaacaacaacacagacacacacaacaacacagacacacacgaacCAGGAGCTCCAATCTTCTAGTTGTATTCTTAAAGAATCGCACGACACTTCATGTGCCGCGTTGCGGGGTTTTAGCGCCAAGTTATCATGGCGACATGTCTTGAATATATTTAGACAGACACTAACTATGAAtgattcaacacacacacacacacacacacacacacacgtaacgAGCGTGTTAACGTGTCTGCGAGTCACAGCTTCGTGTTTTAGTGGCTCGTTGTGAATCTTGTGTAACGTTGATTTCGGGCTCTTTTGTAACTCTGACCCCCCCCGCTCAAACTAACACTTGACGGCTCGCAGCGCCGCGCAGGTCACGTGAACGCGACTCGAGCCTGACTGGCCCGCTGCAGCGTCGGTTTAAAGAGCCACCCACCCAGCcgcgctctgattggtcagctgcgTTGAAGCGCCAAGATTCCAATAAAAtgagaagcagagaagaagaagctccagAGTCAGTGAGCCGCCAtcaagcagagaagaagaagctccagAGTCAGTGAGCCGCCAtcaagcagagaagaagaagctccagAGTCAGTGAGCCGCCATCAAgcagagaagaagcagcagcagaagagcaGAAGAAGCAGCTCCAGATCCAGAAGCTCCAGATCCAGAAGCTCCAGAAGCTCCTCTTCGTCAAGATGCTTCGTGCTCGCTCGCCTCTTTCCGTCCGAGCAGAGAAGTCCCTGTGCAGTCAGACCGACAACATGGCGCTGGACAAAGAGAACACGGTGAGAGGACAACCCCcggagcttcttcttctccctcgaACTGACTCCAGGGTCCATCCGGTGGCTGTGAGATTGACGGTgctcttgtgtgtttgcagcctcCCGGTGTGAACAGCTCCCGCATCCTTATGTCGAAAACCGCGCGGAAAATCTTCGACGCTGCGGTAAGTAAATCTGTTGAAAGCTTCCGGGTTAAAATCGTCATCACACACGTCACCTTCATTCACAGTGACGTCACTGAGCGGGagttttcattgtttctcaCATGGCGCCTAAAATGATTTGGTTGTGGCGCCAAACTGGCGATCAGCTGTCCGCATGACGTCACTTCCTCggcttctgtgttttcatgtttgtgtgaatcAGTCGAACTTTATTAACACTGACGTCACATCAGAATCCACTGGGCTCAGGTCCTGAATGATGTCAGATGTTCAGGTCAGCTGACTGCCCATGTTGGTGTCCAAACTGTTCTCACGTGTATCATTATACATTTGTGAGTTTGGACACAGACGCCTACTTTGCATGATCACTTAAACAAAGTCCACTTGGATCTGAACGGTTCAGCTCCGAAGACTTCAGAATCAGGAACTGCGTGAACGGACTAAGTATAAAATGTGTCTTCTGTTGTTTCCAGCCCAAAGccgtgaagaagaagagcagcagcgagGAGGCGGAGCCGCTGCTCAAAGACAACCCTAGCCGCtcgtcatcttcctcatccAGTACCACACATCGCATGGCCAAGAAGGCTGAGGCGTCTTTCTGACCGCAGAGGAGGTACATCGTGACCGCGCGCAGTGCTGCACGGGTAACGTGGTCGTGAGTGACGGCAGCTGCCAAACGGGCTTGTTCTTGGTTTCCCCAGGTGGACCTGTCCAAGGACCTGCAGCACTGGGAGTCTCTGAAGGACGAGGAGAGGTACTTCATCTCTCACGTGTTGGCGTTTCGCCACATGACGGCATCGGCTAACGAACCTTGTGAGTGAGCTGAGCGCCGGAACCGATTATTGatctgtttattgtttgtgatCCGGGCATCAGTATCTCTGAACTGTCACCTGTGACCACCAGGTGGAGCGCTTTATGCAGGAGGTGCAGGTGACGGAGCCCTGTGTTTGCACGGTTTCCAGATCGCCATGGAGAATATCCACTGAGATGTACAGCCTCCTCATCGTACACGCCACATCAAGGAGCCCAAAGAGGTGAGCTCCCTACTGTCTCCCCTACTGGGGCCTCCTGTCCGTGCGTTGTCTGACGCCGCGCTCACTGGCCCTCAGAGAATACCTGTTCAACGCCACGAGACTCTGCCCTGTGTGAAGAAGAAGGCTGACTGGGCACTCAACTGGATCGGCAACAGCAACGCCGCCTACGGTAAAGCTGCTCGCCGCGACCCCGCGTGACGCTGGTGCTCCTGGTCGACCAGGTTTGGTGTTGATGATCTGTATCTTGTGTTGATCCTCCAGGAGAGCGAGTGGTGGCCTTCGCGGCCGTGGAGGGAATCTTCTTCTCTGGTTCCTTCGCTGCCATCTTCTGGCTGAAGAAGAGGGGCCTGATGCCCGGCCTGACCTTCTCCAATGAGCTCATCAGCAGAGATGAGGTGACCGCCTCGCGCCGACGCCACGCCCCCACACGTCCAACCAATAACTGACCAGCTCGTTAATGCATCGGCTGATCACCGTAAATTCACCGtttaaagtaatcaaataatcaGCAGGTTGATCGGTAATGAGAATATGAGACGGGcgtgttttctgcagctcttcaggttcCTCAGATCAGGAAGATGTTGTGTGAACCAGCAGCCGGACGTCGACTTGTTGGCGCCACGTCgtctttttttcagttgttaAAAACATGAACGTGATGAATTGTAAACGATCAGAAATGATCGGTGGAGTAAAGAGATGAATTCTGTCAAAagtttaaatgaacatttctaGAACAATATAAAAGCTTCGCTCAGGTTTCACATGTCACTTCTCTTCTGGTTTGTGGTGAACTTAACAacttgtataatttagatgaaacacactcgtgaaaacatcaccaggattattttatataacatttCTGTCAatcgatccctttcacctacatCTTCCTCACTGGAGCTTTTGATTGAAACGATGCTCTGTGTTTAatcatgtgacctctgacccagcttggacgtgtgtgtgttcgcatTAACAGTGTTGTTGTGACTGTGCTGGGCGTTCAGGGTCTGCACCAGACTTCGCTAATCTGATGTTCAAACACCTGCTCAACAAGCCGTCTAAAGAAACCACACTGACATCATCAAGAACGCCGTGGCCATCGAGCAGGTCGGTCCTCGGCAGTGCGCGCGCACCAACGTGTGTTAGTCGCCGGTTGAACTGTGTTTGTTgacctgttgtgtttgtttgtgcttcagGAGTTTCTGACGGAGGCTCTGCCCGTGAAGCTGATCGGGATGAACTGTGACCTCATGAAGCGGTACATCGAGTTCGTGGCCGACCGACTGATGCTGGAGCTCGGCTTCGCCAAGGTAACCGCCGCCGGTCTGTGGCCCGGAGGGGCGGGTCTGTGATGATGAGACGCGCAGGGGTACGGACCTCAGCCGATGATGGGGGCTGAGTGCTGCTGCGTGGTCTGATCAGAGGACAAGTGGTTCACTGACGGACGCCAGCAGCACGACACAGACGCCACGCTGAACAGACCCCGACTTCACTGTTGTGgtcaaaattaaaatgtcaacttAAAAGCGTTTTAAGACttgctctctctgctcttctgaTCAGCGAGAGCAGTGGATTGATTGAAAGTGATTCAGGTGGTTTTTCTCAGTGGATTCAAATCAACTCAGGAGCTTGTGAAGTTGTCTTTGTTGATTGAACTAGATTTCACGCCGCTTTGAGGAGAAACGAGCTTCAGATACTCTGCTGAATAGAGTAACCGACGTCTGGTCTCTGCAGATCTACCGGGTGGAGAACCCCTTCGACTTCATGGAGAACATCTCTCTGGAGGGAAAGACCAACTTCTTTGAGAAGCGCGTGGGCGAGTACCAGAGGATGGGCGTCATGTCCGGCTCCACGGACAACACCTTCAGGCTCGACGCAGACTTCTGAGGCCGGAGGTGCACGGAGCAGCGCTCGGTCACATGTTCCAGCCGCCGCAGCAGCTGAGCTCTGCAGCAGGACCATAGGTTTTCACTCTAATTCAACATTATCCTCTGTCCCAGAGGAGGCTGGCATTTACCCAGCCCTCGAACTTCCAGCAGgatagaggtgtgtgtgtacatatgtggGTTTTAGTTTGTACAggacattttattaaatgacGGCAGTTTCTGTAAATAAAGTCTCTTGTTTTATccccatttttaaaaagtacaatgtaAGTAGATTTCAGTCTGTTTTATATGATCTTTGTCTTGAGCTGTCAAATgtacagttttagtttttaatgtatggacttgatttttgtaataaaagttGTATCAACAAACCTGataatattcttgtttttattccggaggttgtttttttttaagtgattttcatgttcatattttgaaacacttttaaatGCAAGCGTCACAGTCCAGGTACCTTTTTATCCTTTGACTATCACAACTGGTTCTAAACCAACCTCGCTGGCAGGACATGTTCTCCTTGATGACCATGTCTCTCAAAAGCATCATAACCTTTTCGGCGTTCCACTCTTggtccttattattattattattatgcctATAGATGCCACCACCGGGAAAAGTTATTAGACCATGGTGCAGCTATCATTGGTATGCTGATGATACTCAGCATATTCTGTGGCGCCAGATGACTGATGTTCCAAAATTAGAAATTGCTTCTTCAGCGTGGAGAAAGGATGAGCAACAATTTacctgcattaaaatgaaactgaaattctTCTAATTGTTTCTGGTGACTGAGACGTGGAAGCAATATAGTTTGTCTTTGGCTAATTGTACTTTGTTGCTTCTCGTTCTGGTTGGTTCCTCGTGTTGATGCACGTGTGAGTCGCTctggataaaagcttcagctcaGTGAAATGTAACAAAACATTGTTAGCAAACTTGGAAGTCTGGTGCATCACCACGAATCAAAAGTACAGAACCTCGGTGTCGGTGAATTGATGTTGAGAAAGTAACGATATCTGTCAGTGTTACAAAAGCTGAATTGAAGCAGAAACAAAATTCAATATTAATGTTGATAATTTAGAGTTTAGGAAGCTGATGACGCATTTTCAgatcatacatttttatatcgTGTCGATCAGAGCTTTTTCTTGGGTTAGGGTCGAACACTATCGACTGACATTTTGGGCAAACTAGTTTTTTAATAGTGAATATTTTTTAGACTCAGTTTCACGGGTTGAAAGAACAAAGTGATTTCTTGTTTctaacaaattaaataaaacgtttgattaaatacatttttttaaataaatggattTATTCGCGTCAACTCGTGACTTCCGGGTGCGACGAGGCTGTCTCATCCTGATGACGTCAGATACGGAAGTAAACAAAATAACGAAGAGGCCGCTGATCGTCGCTGCGTCAAAATGTCGAAATCAAACCTGAGACAAACGTTTCTGAAACCGGTGAGACGCTTTACCGCTTTGCATCTGACGTCACTTTCTAACCGGACTCCCCGGCTCTGACGTCACAGCTGCAGGATGCTTGATCCAGGCTAGTTAGCATGTTAGCTCAGTCTTTAAATCATGAACTTTAACGTCACGTTTTATTCTCAGTGAATTCAGCTTCGTCTCTTCCTGGAAAATCTCttgatttgaattgaattagtttttcaacatgtttcagactttatttaataactttatttaacttcagactttatttaataactttatttaacttcagactttatttaataactttatttaacttcagactttatttaataactttatttaacttcagactttatttaataactttatttaacttcagACTTTAATAACTTTATATAACTTATGTTCTCTTAAGTTCAATTTGTTTCTTATCGACCGAATTCGTGTCGTTATGTTTAATGATGACGTCATTGCTTTGTTCATATTCACAATGTGCGAATACGATAGAAAATAAATACCTTGAatgtcaaatgaaagaaaacagtttttaatgttcattataacatttgcatttttatcactttttgttttgtggatgaATTGATGATTTCTTCTGTAAATGTTGTGACTTTACGAAGATGAACACATTGAAACGGTCCTGATGGTTTCTCCTCCGCAGCTGATTCCCTTCGCTGGGACCATCCTGGGGGGTCTGGTCCCGGGGGAGATGGTCCTCATTCAGGGCTCCGTGCCGTCAGGCGCCGACAGGTGAATGTTCTCCAGGAGGTCTGCAGGTCCTCCATCTTCTCAAAAACGAACTTCAGCAAAAGTTCAAATAAAACGTTTCATTCACATGAACTAAGGGTTCGGGTGAGCAGCCCTGTGTGGTGCCACCTGTCTGTGTGAGGTGGCACCTGCAGGTTACTACAGGAGCCCCTGATGCCTCGAGGCCCCTGATGCCTCGTGGCCCCTGATGCCTCGGGGCCCTGATGCCTCGTGGCCCCTGATGCCTCGTGGCCCCTGATGCCTCGTGGCCCCTGATGCCTCGTGGGGCCCCTGATGCCTCGGGGCCCCTGATGCCTCGCGGCCCCTGATGCCTCGTGGCCCTGATGCCTCGAGGCCCCTGATGCCTCGTGGGCCCCTGATGCCTCGAGGCCCCTGATGCCTCGGGGCCCCTGATGCCTCGGGGCCCCTGATGCCTCGGGGCCCCTGATGCCTCGGGGCCCCTGATGCCTCGTGGCCCCTGATGCCTCGGGGCCCCTGATGCCTCGTGCCCCTGATGCCTCGTGGCCCCTGATGCCTCGTGGCCCCTGATGCCTCGCGGGTCCCCTGATGCCTCGAGGCCCCTGATGCCTCGAGGCCCCTGATGCCTCGTGGCCGGGCTCCTGATGCCTCGGGGCCCCTGATGCCTCGAGGCCCCTGATGCCTCGGGGCCCCTGATGCCTCGGGGCCCCTGATGCCTCGGGGCCAGCTCCtgttaattcattattattattattgttaattgtTGAAATCAGCTGTGAGGAACAACGACCTGATTTAAAACTGAATCAATGAATTGTTAATTATCGTGTTTGACTCCAGGTGTTCTCTCGTCCCTCTGCGTCGTCTTACAGGTTCCAGGTGGATTTCACGTGTGGCAGCAGCGTCAATCCGAGAGCCGACGTAGCATTTCACTTCAACCCCAGGTTCCACAGGTCTCCGTGTATCGTGTGTAACTCGCTGCAGGGGGGGCGCTGGGGCCGAGAGCAGATCCTGTACCAGATGCCCTTCACCACCGGGGGCGCCTTCGAGCTCATCGTGCTCGTCCTGAAAGACAAGTTCAAGGTGAGAACGCACATTCAGGTACATTCACAAGTTTAACGAGTCAAATTCATGAACTGATGGGACGTACAGGATCATAGTACTTGTACTTCATcgatcatattttatttgtatagctaACAAATCACCATctgcctcatagggcttaacaaggtgcaacatgGTACTGGTACTGGTCCTCTCAGTACTGGTCCTCTCAGTACTGGTCCTCTCAGTACTGGTCCTCTCAGTACTGGTCCTGTCAGTACTGGTCCTCTCAGTACTGGTCCTCTCAGTACTTGTACTGTACTctcagtactgtgtgtgtggtgtgcagGTGGCTGTGAATGGCGTGCACGTGTTGGAGTACAAACACCGACAGGATCTGGAGCGAGTCGacactctctgtgtttctggAAAGGTCAGAGTGGAGGTCATGGGCGTCGCCCCGCCGAGCAGCGTGAGTCCGAGCTCTGCGACGCTGAGTCATGTGATTCGACAGGTGAGTTCACCTGCTGCCGAGCGGATCAACAAAGTAAACGTCTcagttattaaatatttatatttgtattatattatattctatgTGGATATTTACATGTTGATCgtacaataaaaacatgttatgtTTCAGCCTGAAGCtcaaatcatttcaaaatgaaatatgaagaCAAAGTGGCTGCGGCTGCAGATCGTAGATTTACGGAGTAAAAAGAGGAATTCGAATCATTTCAAGCTTCAACAGAACAAACTGaaattcattgtgttttgtaataaagtcatttttcttgtttcttcttgttgtaGCCGATTTCCTCCTCAACAGGCAGCTTGGTGAGTTTGATGTGTGAAGGTCGTTGTGGACTTTCACAAGTTACGTGGCAGATACACAATTTGTGGATTAGTGATGAATCTGATGATATATTTCTCCGTTAATtgattagtttgtttgtttaagaaTATTTAACATCCTGACGATTCTTTTTCATATTAATCTGATTCATTtgataattgtttattttgtctttaaaatgtttttttattttcagttgaaGAAAATCTTCtcttttgaaataataataataatttgtgttttttcttgattaataataaatggATTGTCCACATTGTATCAGGTGTTTATCGTCGTTGGCGTCGATAAGGATTGGTGTTTTATTCGTTCAGCGTTTACCTGATGGAACCTTTGTTCTGTGCAGAGCGTTCCCTTCAGGGGCGATCTGGGGGACGGACTGAGTGTCGGACGAAGCATCACGATCAAAGCAGAAACTAATCACAACGCACACAGGTGAACTTTGATCAAAATAATTTCAAATTGCAACTTATTATATGAAAATCTGAAGTAACTAAAGCTTCCAGATACATGTAGTGGAGTAATGTACCCCAGGAAGGAGGACTTCCGCTCAGTTgttgagtaaaagtacttgttacttgagtaaaagtactagTTACTAGAAAGAAATGAAGCGGGTCTTAAAGATGATGAGAGtaagaatacaaacattttttaaatggtgtATTTTCTTCTGTCAGTTTCTGTGTGAATCTGCGAACGTCGCGCGGCAGCGACATCGCTCTTCACCTGAACTCTCGTCTGAAGCGTCACATGTTGGTCAGGAACTCCTTCCTGTCGGAGTCGTGGGGCCCCGAGGAGACGGCGCTGGACTCCTTCCCCTTCGCTGCAGGACAATACTTTGAGGTACGTCCTGACCTTGAACTACTTCCTGATCTATTGTTTaaaagtttcacatttttaaaccttttcacGACATTTGagaatctttttcttttcttaaatgacatttgaactttttttgacttttcctTCCTATGAccgtattttttatttgatttaagtgaattttttttattatttgttttttatattaaaaaaagcatttgagAGGAATCGAACCTGTAACAGAGACGTTTGGTCTGTTTCCTGTGCAGATGATCATCAGGTGTGAACCTCAGCAGTTCAAAGTCGCTGTGAACGGTGAACACCAGCTGGACTACAAACACAGAGTCCAGGACCTGAGGAGCATCAACCAGGTGGAGGTGCAGGGAGACGCCACGCTGCTCGACGTCAACATCTTCTGaagctcctcctccttgtcctcgtcctcctcgtcctcctcctcgatGATTCTGGACCATGTTTTCATCCACAAACAGCCGTCACCTTACAAACTCTTCTTTCTTTATCTAATAAACTGATCACATGATCTTGGAGTCGGTCTCATGGTTTGTTacagattttaattagttacaCAACATTGAACAGAAGAAGCTCGTCTGATGTTTGGTGGGAGTTTGTTCCAAAGCTTTGGTGCATAGCGAGACAAAGCTGCGTCCCCAAACTTTTTATACTTTGTTTTTGGGATATTGAGCGAGCCAGCGGTAGAAGACCTGAGGGAACGGGTTGGAACATATTCCGATAAACAGTCAGAGATGTACGAGGGGGCTGGACCATTAAGAGACTTCAAGTCAAATAAAGACACTAAAACCGGAGTAATGGGACCTGTCTTCCTATTTCTCTTTAAAACCCTGGCTGCTGAATTTTGTACAAGTTGTAGTCGATCAATGGATTTTTCGATAATCCTGAATATAGTGCATCACAGTAATCCAGGcgagaaagaataaaaacatgagtcACCTTTTTCCTTAAATGATAAAAAGCAATCTTTGACATGTGTGAATTAAAATCTAGTTCTGAGTCAAGTGTGACACTGAGGTTCTGTACTTTTGATTCGTGGTGATGCACCAGACTTCCAAGTTTGCTAACAATGTTTTGTTACATTTCACTGatctgaagcttttatccagAGCGACTCACACGTGCATCAACACGAGGAACCAACCAGAACGAGAAGCAACAAAGTACAATTC
This window of the Hippoglossus stenolepis isolate QCI-W04-F060 chromosome 20, HSTE1.2, whole genome shotgun sequence genome carries:
- the tmem242 gene encoding transmembrane protein 242, with protein sequence MAAEGSAEETTREEVKEKRQMIHGAAFLTTVASAGLVAGFGSTLALVKRKNPDWFNKGAVPAAAVPESGAALALRALGWGSLFAWCGVGLLSVAVWKVLDVHSLSEFRLKMQSVFPSIPKSAEATAGSEPLDWDSVFKSK
- the LOC118103995 gene encoding galectin-8 isoform X1; its protein translation is MSKSNLRQTFLKPLIPFAGTILGGLVPGEMVLIQGSVPSGADRFQVDFTCGSSVNPRADVAFHFNPRFHRSPCIVCNSLQGGRWGREQILYQMPFTTGGAFELIVLVLKDKFKVAVNGVHVLEYKHRQDLERVDTLCVSGKVRVEVMGVAPPSSVSPSSATLSHVIRQPISSSTGSLSVPFRGDLGDGLSVGRSITIKAETNHNAHSFCVNLRTSRGSDIALHLNSRLKRHMLVRNSFLSESWGPEETALDSFPFAAGQYFEMIIRCEPQQFKVAVNGEHQLDYKHRVQDLRSINQVEVQGDATLLDVNIF
- the LOC118103995 gene encoding galectin-8 isoform X2 yields the protein MVSPPQLIPFAGTILGGLVPGEMVLIQGSVPSGADRFQVDFTCGSSVNPRADVAFHFNPRFHRSPCIVCNSLQGGRWGREQILYQMPFTTGGAFELIVLVLKDKFKVAVNGVHVLEYKHRQDLERVDTLCVSGKVRVEVMGVAPPSSVSPSSATLSHVIRQPISSSTGSLSVPFRGDLGDGLSVGRSITIKAETNHNAHSFCVNLRTSRGSDIALHLNSRLKRHMLVRNSFLSESWGPEETALDSFPFAAGQYFEMIIRCEPQQFKVAVNGEHQLDYKHRVQDLRSINQVEVQGDATLLDVNIF